ccccttcttctattttctggaaaagatCATGTAAAATTGCTATTgtcatctttaaatgtttggcaAAATTTTCCATTAAAACCATTTGGTGCTAGAGTTTTGGGGGGTAGCTTCTCAACTATAAATTCAGCCTCTTCAAAATATATAGGTCTTTATGGGCTATTTGTTCATGAGTGAGATTTTAGTTTGTGAGAGCCTTATAGTTAAATAATCTTCACTCCCTTGAAGCCCTATAAGAGGGGGGTTTCCACAACTGAGTAAACTGAAGCACTGGAACCTAAAAAAGTTGTTTGTGGCAGAGCTGGACTTCTAAGCCAGCATCTAAAGCCAGAATCCACCCCTCACTCTGTGCATTCTACTTCTCCATATGGTAATAGTCATAACCATCAGAATATCTTTCAGTGCACATGTGTCTAGAGTTGAATTTCACTGTGAAGAATGGGAACAGAGGCAGTGCAGGGGGCAGGAGGTAAAAAGGGCAGCATTCTCTTTTAAGTTCTGCCAGGCACTAAGTTCAGACCTGGCCCCTCCATGCTAACAGGCATGGTGTAGGCAGATCCTCTTATTTGTGGGCTGAGCAAAAGACTTTTATGAGCTGCTTCCATTGCATGGCAGTTAGAGTAACCACAGCTTGACTAGTTCCTCTGGGTCCTGAAGGTGAAGAAAGATATAAGTACAGAAACTGCAGGGCACTTAAGTCATTCTTAACTCCCACCCTATTCCTTCATATCCAAACTATGGTAGTTCTGAGAACTCAGCAGTTCCACACTAGGAATATTGAGATAACTCTAAGGAAAGACAAGATTTATGTGAGGGTCTGTTAAATGGCAGATAcccaagaaaacacacaaacacatgtacaTGTACCCTGGGCAAAGAGAGGAAGGATATTTGAAAGTTCAGGACAATGGAGAGATTCATAATAAGTCAGGAATGGCACAGCCAGATGGGCACTGAACATCCTTCAGGCCAAAGCTGCACCTCTCACTTTACATCTGGAAACACTGAGAAGAGAGCATTCAGTTTGCTGAAGGTCTTTGTCTAGGCTACTTCTGCTGATGCCCTATTCTCTtcactctcctctttcttttcttttttaaaaatattttatttatgtgttgttagagagagggaaaagtggggagaaagaaagaaaatcatcaatgtgtggttgcctcttgagtgtcccccaacagggacctgacccacaacccaggcatatgccttgactgggaattgacccttcagttcacaggctggcattcaatccactgagtcacactagccagggctcttattttaaattattagagaGAAAGGCATTATGATTTCAGGAGAATCCAGTACCCTCATGTCATCACCTAActtgatatttttttcctcttattagaGTATATCTTCTAGTAGTTTCATGTGATCTTTTCCTCAAACTGATCACCAACCAACCAGAACAACATATTTCATACATACTTTTTTACTAAAGAACATGGCCAAAGGTGGAAAAGGCCCTAAGGGCAAGAAGATAACCCTCAATGTGGCTAAGAATTGTATCAAAATCACATTTGATGGGAGAAAGCGCCTTGACTTGAGCAAGATGGGAATTACGAACTTCCCTAAGTGTATTCTGAGACTCAATGATATAGATGAGCTCGATCTTAGCCGGAATATGATCAAGAAGATCCCTGATTCAATCTCCAAGTTCCAGAACCTACGGTGGCTGGACCTGCACAGCAACTACATTGACAAGCTCCCTGAGTCCATTGGCCAGATGACTACTCTGCTCTACCTCAATGTCAGCAACAACAGGCTGACTACTAACGGGCTGCCTGTGGAACTTAACCAGCTCAAGAACATCCGCACTGTGAATTTAGGCTTGAACCACCTGGACAGTGTGCCCACCACGCTGGGTGCTCTGAAGGAGCTCCATGAGGTAGGACTCCATGACAACCTGCTCAGCAACATCCCCAACAGCATCTCCAAGCTGCCCAAGCTAAAAAAGCTCAACACAAAGCGAAACCCCTTCCCCATGGCAGAGGAGGCTGATGCATTCATAGACTCCATCAAGAGGCTGGAAAACTTATACCTGGTCGAGGCCAAGGATCTGTGTGGGCCTTGCCTGAGAAAATGCCAGCAGGCCCGAGACAAGCTGAACAGAATCAAAAGCATGGCTGTGACAACACCAAGAAAGGCCATCTTCAGCAATTTGGTCTCACCCAACTCCATGGCCAAGGAGTCTCAAGAAGATTGGAGGTGACCTTAGAACCTGACCctgaggcagaaggagaaaacagagggaGGGTAGATGACAATGGGCTGCATCCACAGAAAATTGAGAGATTGACTTATTACTGCAATAGTTCCTCCAGTCAAGCCCATAAAATACCTTTCCCTACCATGCTGGTTTCTGATTTTGTTGATTGAAAAGCTTTTAGTTCTTTGTCATTGTCTTCTCCACATATTCACACCCACACATGAGAAAAGAAAGGGCTTTCCATCTCACTTATGTTTCATAACTCTCCTGCCTGCAGACCCATGGTCTGAGCAGTTAATGTCGTCAGCACACTCTTGGTTTCATTATCATACATTTCAGGACTAACCACCAGCTTCCAAAAGTGGAGCTTGTTCTATGGATCTGTTTGGGGTCAGAGCTTCAAATGTCAGGGATCTCAGAGCATGGGTGCTAGAAGCAGATGGGCATTTAGCCTTGGATGGGAACAAAACTAGGACACAGAGATGGGCAGTTATTATCATTAAGTATTGGCAGATAACATATTGGGCTCAAAGCAGTGCCATCTTTTTCTCTTATCTGTATTTGCATAATTTGCCCTAGGTGATTTCTATAGATTGAACCTCAAGCCCTTAACTATGAATGAAAGAGGTTTCAGTCCCATCTTATTCTGTCCAGTTCTTTTCCAGACTCTTGTAGGAGCAGGGAAAGAAAGGCTACAGGTATGAGTTGGcacagtcaataaataaataaccttacTAGGCACTGTGCTTGGTGCAGGGACTGTGTCCAATGGGGAAAAGCTTGGCTTATCTTGTGCAGCCTGTAGGGAAGACCCACTGAAAGCAGATAGATAGAATGCCATTATCTGAGGAAATTAGGAGATCAGGACCATGTAGTGCACAGGGCTGGCTTGGCAGAGAGAAAGTCAAAGACTCAGTAGTTGGCCGGATGTAGGTTCAGGAATACTGTTCTTGCTATTTTCTTGGGCATATCACTTAGATTTGATTCCCTCATCTGTAAGGTGGGAATAATTCAACCTCAAATCCAAGGGTCATTGTGCATCTAAAGCAAACACCATGCAGTGTAAGTACTCAATAGAAGTCAATTCTCTCTAAGGACTGGAACTTTGTCCGAAGTACTACTTTGGACATTGTCCCTCTTTATACCAGATCTTTAGACAGAAAAGATGGGTAGAGTCAGTCCTCACAATAGCAGAGAACTTTCACTGTACCACTCACTCACACCTCCATACTGcataaaaaatcaagaaaaatatctttaggaaagatactttttaaaaaaattaatgaagaatttTCTGTGTTGGCAACCAGTTCTGTCAAATGAAAGCACTGAGAAACCTGCTGGGTTTGGTGGAactagcttatttcttttttcacattataAACCACAgcatacttcatttatttatttctcattgcttattttcctttataatgCTTAGCCATTGTCTTTCTAAGATATagattaaaaatttccttttcagcattacctttattaaatgttttccaTTATGAAAGTGACAAAACCACACCGTAATTTTAAACATAACAGCTTTAAAGTAGACACAATTCTACATTGTAAGCCAGATATAATATTCACAGAGTTCCTTACtagttattttt
This Phyllostomus discolor isolate MPI-MPIP mPhyDis1 chromosome 5, mPhyDis1.pri.v3, whole genome shotgun sequence DNA region includes the following protein-coding sequences:
- the LRRC18 gene encoding leucine-rich repeat-containing protein 18, yielding MAKGGKGPKGKKITLNVAKNCIKITFDGRKRLDLSKMGITNFPKCILRLNDIDELDLSRNMIKKIPDSISKFQNLRWLDLHSNYIDKLPESIGQMTTLLYLNVSNNRLTTNGLPVELNQLKNIRTVNLGLNHLDSVPTTLGALKELHEVGLHDNLLSNIPNSISKLPKLKKLNTKRNPFPMAEEADAFIDSIKRLENLYLVEAKDLCGPCLRKCQQARDKLNRIKSMAVTTPRKAIFSNLVSPNSMAKESQEDWRIGSASP